From one Agathobaculum sp. NTUH-O15-33 genomic stretch:
- a CDS encoding HAD-IIIA family hydrolase, translating into MREAIVLAGGFGTRLAHIVSDVPKPMAPVCGRPFLRFILDDLQAKGIERVVLAVGYKQEVIRNFFGEAYRGMQVIYSSEETPLFTGGAIKQALRLCREQQVLVANGDTYFDVDLSAMERALATQPGAIILAAKRMFDFDRYGVLELEGDRVAAFQEKTSCREGLINGGIYLLEKTALDHVQEDAFSFETAVLEPAAQAGKVYAVEQPGYFIDIGVPEDYAAAQQSMKERAPVNRAAFFDRDGTINVDIHYLHRPEDLQFIEGMPQFIRKWNDWGYKVIVVTNQAGIARGYYTENDMRALHRYMNERLAEYGAHIDAFYFCPHHPDITGPCHCRKPEPGMIEDAIRDFDLDPAQCLIFGDKSWDIEAGKQCKIQGYIIS; encoded by the coding sequence ATGAGGGAAGCAATCGTTTTAGCAGGCGGGTTTGGCACGCGCCTCGCCCATATCGTATCTGATGTGCCAAAGCCTATGGCACCGGTCTGTGGTCGCCCGTTCCTCCGCTTCATACTGGACGATCTGCAGGCTAAGGGGATAGAACGTGTAGTTCTTGCGGTGGGCTATAAGCAGGAGGTCATACGCAATTTTTTCGGCGAGGCTTATAGGGGTATGCAAGTTATTTATTCGTCAGAGGAAACGCCGCTGTTCACCGGAGGGGCGATCAAGCAGGCGTTAAGGCTGTGCCGGGAGCAGCAGGTGTTGGTGGCAAACGGGGATACCTATTTCGACGTCGATTTGTCCGCTATGGAACGTGCCTTGGCAACACAACCCGGTGCGATCATTCTGGCGGCGAAGCGGATGTTTGACTTCGACCGCTACGGTGTGCTCGAACTGGAAGGCGATCGTGTCGCCGCCTTTCAGGAAAAAACCTCCTGCCGGGAGGGACTCATCAATGGCGGCATATATTTGTTGGAAAAAACAGCGCTGGATCATGTTCAAGAGGATGCGTTCTCCTTTGAAACCGCAGTTTTAGAACCTGCGGCTCAGGCTGGAAAGGTATATGCGGTCGAGCAGCCCGGCTATTTTATCGATATCGGTGTGCCTGAAGATTATGCCGCGGCACAGCAGAGTATGAAAGAACGGGCACCTGTGAACCGCGCAGCCTTTTTTGACCGGGATGGCACGATTAATGTGGATATTCATTATCTGCACCGCCCTGAGGATCTGCAATTTATTGAAGGGATGCCACAATTCATCAGGAAGTGGAACGATTGGGGCTACAAGGTGATCGTCGTCACCAATCAGGCCGGTATCGCCCGCGGCTACTACACCGAGAACGATATGCGTGCCCTTCATCGGTATATGAATGAACGTCTCGCAGAATATGGAGCGCATATTGATGCATTTTATTTCTGCCCGCACCACCCGGATATCACCGGCCCTTGCCATTGTCGCAAGCCCGAGCCCGGCATGATCGAGGACGCCATCCGGGATTTTGACCTTGATCCGGCACAATGTCTTATATTTGGTGATAAATCTTGGGATATTGAGGCAGGAAAGCAGTGCAAAATTCAAGGGTATATTATTTCATAA